A single genomic interval of Salmo trutta chromosome 13, fSalTru1.1, whole genome shotgun sequence harbors:
- the LOC115205709 gene encoding vesicular integral-membrane protein VIP36 isoform X1, with the protein MVSCIGRVSKMRGFCTFISRPLLFLLLHFTLVQCDITDGNAEHLKREHSLMKPYQGVGSSPSSQWDFWGSTLVTSSYVRLTPDERSRQGSIWNTVPVYLKDWEMHVQYKIHGSGKKNLHGDGIAIWYTKERLHPGPVFGNQDHFVGLALFVDTFRNDLHGMDRSFPYIYAIVNNGSLPYDHGNDGRNSELGGCSSEIRNKDHDTYLAIRYSKGRLTVMIDIDDKNEWKECIDIGGVRLPTGYYFGASAATGDLSDNHDIISMKMYQLMVEHTPDEDSLDWTKIEPSVSLLKSPKDNIDDPTGNFRSTPLTGWKVFLLLLCALLGIVVCGVVGAVVFQKRQERNRRFY; encoded by the exons ATGGTGTCTTGCATAGGCCGAGTGAGCAAAATGAGAGGTTTTTGTACATTTATCAGCAGGCCACTGCTTTTCCTATTACTTCACTTTACTCTGGTGCAATGCGATATAACAGACGGTAATGCAGAGCACTTAAAGCGGGAGCATTCGCTCATGAAACCGTACCAGG GTGTTGGAAGCAGCCCATCCAGTCAGTGGGACTTCTGGGGGAGCACGCTAGTCACCAGCTCCTATGTGCGCCTGACACCTGATGAGAGAAGTAGACAGGGATCCATATGGAACACAGTG CCTGTTTATCTGAAAGACTGGGAGATGCATGTGCAGTACAAGATCCACGGGTCGGGGAAGAAGAATCTCCATGGAGACGGCATTGCCATCTGGTACACGAAGGAGAGACTTCATCCAG GCCCAGTCTTTGGAAACCAAGATCATTTTGTTGGCCTGGCTTTATTTGTGGATACCTTCCGCAATGATCTCCATGGGATGGAT CGTTCCTTCCCTTACATCTATGCCATTGTGAATAATGGTTCTCTGCCCTATGACCATGGGAATGATGGACGTAACTCTGAACTGGGAGGCTGCTCTTCTGAGATCAGGAACAAAGACCATGACACCTACCTGGCCATCCGTTACTCCAAGGGTAGACTCACG GTGATGATTGACATTGATGATAAGAATGAATGGAAAGAGTGCATTGACATCGGGGGAGTCCGCCTCCCCACGGGGTACTACTTTGGGGCTTCTGCTGCTACAGGAGATCTCTCTG ATAACCACGACATCATCTCTATGAAGATGTATCAACTGATGGTGGAACACACACCTGATGAGGACAGTCTGGACTGGACCAAGATTGAGCCAAGCGTCAGCCTGCTAAAGTCCCCCAAAG ACAACATTGATGATCCTACTGGTAACTTCCGAAGCACGCCTCTTACTGGCTGGAAGGTCTTCCTGCTTCTGCTATGTGCTCTACTGGGAATTGTAGTTTGTGGTGTTGTAGGGGCTGTAGTCTTTCAGAAGCGCCAAGAAAGAAACAGGAGATTTTACTAA
- the LOC115205709 gene encoding vesicular integral-membrane protein VIP36 isoform X2 yields the protein MVSCIGRVSKMRGFCTFISRPLLFLLLHFTLVQCDITDGNAEHLKREHSLMKPYQGVGSSPSSQWDFWGSTLVTSSYVRLTPDERSRQGSIWNTVPVYLKDWEMHVQYKIHGSGKKNLHGDGIAIWYTKERLHPGSVFGSNAKFHGLALFIDTYHNDEAADRSFPYIYAIVNNGSLPYDHGNDGRNSELGGCSSEIRNKDHDTYLAIRYSKGRLTVMIDIDDKNEWKECIDIGGVRLPTGYYFGASAATGDLSDNHDIISMKMYQLMVEHTPDEDSLDWTKIEPSVSLLKSPKDNIDDPTGNFRSTPLTGWKVFLLLLCALLGIVVCGVVGAVVFQKRQERNRRFY from the exons ATGGTGTCTTGCATAGGCCGAGTGAGCAAAATGAGAGGTTTTTGTACATTTATCAGCAGGCCACTGCTTTTCCTATTACTTCACTTTACTCTGGTGCAATGCGATATAACAGACGGTAATGCAGAGCACTTAAAGCGGGAGCATTCGCTCATGAAACCGTACCAGG GTGTTGGAAGCAGCCCATCCAGTCAGTGGGACTTCTGGGGGAGCACGCTAGTCACCAGCTCCTATGTGCGCCTGACACCTGATGAGAGAAGTAGACAGGGATCCATATGGAACACAGTG CCTGTTTATCTGAAAGACTGGGAGATGCATGTGCAGTACAAGATCCACGGGTCGGGGAAGAAGAATCTCCATGGAGACGGCATTGCCATCTGGTACACGAAGGAGAGACTTCATCCAG GGTCTGTGTTTGGCAGCAATGCTAAGTTCCACGGCCTCGCCCTTTTTATAGACACGTACCATAACGATGAGGCAGCTGAC CGTTCCTTCCCTTACATCTATGCCATTGTGAATAATGGTTCTCTGCCCTATGACCATGGGAATGATGGACGTAACTCTGAACTGGGAGGCTGCTCTTCTGAGATCAGGAACAAAGACCATGACACCTACCTGGCCATCCGTTACTCCAAGGGTAGACTCACG GTGATGATTGACATTGATGATAAGAATGAATGGAAAGAGTGCATTGACATCGGGGGAGTCCGCCTCCCCACGGGGTACTACTTTGGGGCTTCTGCTGCTACAGGAGATCTCTCTG ATAACCACGACATCATCTCTATGAAGATGTATCAACTGATGGTGGAACACACACCTGATGAGGACAGTCTGGACTGGACCAAGATTGAGCCAAGCGTCAGCCTGCTAAAGTCCCCCAAAG ACAACATTGATGATCCTACTGGTAACTTCCGAAGCACGCCTCTTACTGGCTGGAAGGTCTTCCTGCTTCTGCTATGTGCTCTACTGGGAATTGTAGTTTGTGGTGTTGTAGGGGCTGTAGTCTTTCAGAAGCGCCAAGAAAGAAACAGGAGATTTTACTAA
- the LOC115205711 gene encoding transmembrane emp24 domain-containing protein 9-like, whose product MVAVKMRSCAFSVLLLNVYYTFVSSLYFHIGETEKKCFIEEIPDETMIIGNYRTHLYDKQKEEYLPATQGLGMFVEVKDPDEKVILSRQYGSEGRFTFTSHTPGEHRICLHSNSSKFALFAGGMLRVHLDIQVGEHTNNYAEIAAKDKLTELQLRVRQLVEQVDQIQKEQNYQRYREERFRQTSESTNQRVLWWSIVQTLILVAIGFWQMRHLKSFFEAKKLV is encoded by the exons ATGGTGGCAGTCAAAATGCGGTCTTGTGCGTTTTCAGTTTTGCTTTTGAACGTTTATTACACATTTGTTTCCTCGCTGTACTTTCACATCGGGGAGACTGAGAAGAAATGCTTCATAGAGGAAATTCCGGATGAAACGATGATCATCG GAAACTATCGTACACACTTGTACGACAAGCAGAAAGAAGAGTACCTACCTGCCACACAGGGTCTGGGGATGTTTGTTGAGGTGAAAGACCCTGATGAGAAG GTGATCCTGTCTCGTCAGTACGGCTCCGAGGGAAGATTCACCTTCACCTCTCACACCCCAGGAGAACATCGGATCTGCCTTCACTCCAACTCTTCCAAGTTTGCCCTCTTCGCTGGAGGAATGCTT AGAGTTCACCTGGACATCCAAGTGGGAGAGCACACCAATAACTATGCAGAGATTGCAGCCAAAGACAAGCTGACAGAGCTGCAGCTGAGAGTGAGACAGCTGGTGGAGCAGGTGGACCAGATCCAGAAGGAGCAGAACTATCAGAGG TACCGTGAGGAGCGCTTCAGGCAGACCAGCGAGAGCACCAACCAGAGGGTTCTGTGGTGGTCCATCGTTCAGACATTGATCCTTGTGGCCATTGGCTTCTGGCAGATGAGACACCTCAAAAGTTTCTTTGAGGCGAAGAAATTAGTGTAA